The window ACTTGTTGTCGTTGCAAATGATGCTTCTGAAAACACGAAGGACAAATTTAAAAGTATGTGTAATTACCACTCTGTTCCGTACAGAGAGTATGGGCTAAAACTTGAACTTGGTAAGTATACCGGTAAAGAAATAAGAGCGGTAGTTTCAATTACATCAAAAGACTTTAAAAATGGCCTTCTTAAATTAATAGATAAATCAACAAACGAAACAGGGGGTGAAGGTTTTGGAAAAAGCTAGAATATACGAGCTTGCCAAAGAACTTAATACTACAAGTAAAAGGTTAATGGAGAAGCTTGCTGAGATAAATGTAAACGTTAAAAATCATATGAGCCTTCTTGAACCTCATGAATTAGATGCACTATATAAACATATAGGTGTTATAAGACATGATGTTAAAAAAAATGAGGTTGGAGAAAAGAAAACTGTAGCGGAAAGTACCAATACGGTTGCAGAAAAGAAGAAAGAAGTAAAAAAGGAAGTAAAGAAAGATAATAAGAGTGCACCGAGAATTATCAGAACGACGGAAATAATTATTGATAGTAACACGGATGATTCACCGCAGTCTAACAATTTTTCAAAGAATGAAACAAAAAATGTCCAAAAGAAAAATTACAGAAATGATTATGTCAAAGTGGAATCAAGTACATCAGGTTTAAGACCTGGATTTGTAAGGGATGTTAAACCGGATTTTAAAAATAAAAGAAATGAAGTACAAAAGGTAGTTCCAAAGGAAACGCAGGTACCAAAAGAAGAGATTTTAAATAATTCAAAAATAAATCAGGACATTCATAAAGAGGAAAAAATTGTGGCGGATAACAAGGGAAATGAATCTAAAGTATTAAATGATAACTCAAATGCGGAATCAGCACAGTTGAACAACAAGGTTGCTGCCGCTGAAAAAGAAGGGCAGAAAAGCATTATTAAACCAGAGAGTGTAGAACCATCTGCACAGCCGGAGATTAAGCCACAGCAGAGTGTTGGTGCCAAGAAGCCGGAAGAGGCGGGTTCACATGGTAACGAAGAATCTCATGGTAAATCTGAAAAACAGGTGACTGTTCAAAATGACAATTCATCTGCAAACAATGTTCCGGCAGCTGAGAAGCCTGTACAAGTGACAGACAGACCACAGGGTCAGTACAA of the Ruminiclostridium papyrosolvens DSM 2782 genome contains:
- a CDS encoding L7Ae/L30e/S12e/Gadd45 family ribosomal protein; amino-acid sequence: MDKVYSLLGLAKKAGQLLSGDETCERTIKSGKAVLVVVANDASENTKDKFKSMCNYHSVPYREYGLKLELGKYTGKEIRAVVSITSKDFKNGLLKLIDKSTNETGGEGFGKS